In a genomic window of Fusarium verticillioides 7600 chromosome 11, whole genome shotgun sequence:
- a CDS encoding hypothetical protein (At least one base has a quality score < 10), which translates to MAPSKIEDFTEVSTYQPSMPVKPIHQEGHLMHRSLVQHPYMVEFARGVELKLSTGQTIIDGCAGAAVALIGHGNDEVIQAITDQARKVSYVHTQSYTTAPAEELANVILEGNPHGLEKAFFVGSGSEAVESALKLARQYHYEKGELDRVHIVSRRQCYHGNTMATMSISTNKARRAPYHGFLYPHVSHVSPAFAYHYKDDSETEEQFTARLLLELEEEFLRVGPKNVAAFIAETVVGATTGCVAAPAGYFKGVRAICDKYGVIMILDEIMCGVGRTGTFFAFEQEGVVLVVVTLPFAGVLIHKKVVDVLRQGSAAFNHGHTYQAHPISCAAALAVQKVLRRENLVERCRKMGLVLERLLRDELKDCKSVGDIRGRGLFWGVEFLRDVTSKKPFDPSAKFGLLVQQIAFEKGVALYPGGATIDGVDGDHILLAPPFTITEDQLATICQVLKEAVVEAETMMLSS; encoded by the exons ATGGCGCCTTCAAAGATTGAGGACTTCACTGAAGTCTCCACCTACCAACCATCCATGCCCGTCAAGCCCATacatcaagaagggcatTTGATGCACAGATCTCTCGTCCAACATCCTTACATGGTAGAGTTCGCTCGTGGCGTTGAACTCAAGTTATCGACCGGCCAAACAATCATCGACGGTTGTGCCGGCGCAGCAGTTGCCCTCATCGGCCACGGCAACGACGAGGTCATCCAAGCGATCACCGACCAAGCTCGCAAAGTCAGCTACGTCCACACACAATCCTACACAACGGCACCAGCTGAAGAGCTCGCCAATGTTATACTAGAGGGTAATCCCCATGGCCTTGAAAAAGCTTTCTTTgttggcagtggcagtgaggctgttgagtctgCTCTGAAACTAGCCCGCCAGTATCACTATGAGAAGGGAGAGCTCGATAGAGTGCACATTGTGTCTAGACGCCAATGCTATCATGGAAATACGATGGCTACCATGTCTATCTCGACGAACAAAGCGCGCCGAGCTCCGTACCATGGGTTCTTGTATCCTCATGTCTCTCACGTCTCGCCTGCCTTCGCATATCACTACAAAGACGACTCCGAGACTGAAGAGCAATTCACAGCAAGGCTTCTGCTcgaacttgaggaagagTTTCTACGCGTTGGTCCCAAGAACGTCGCTGCTTTCATCGCGGAAACAGTCGTCGGCGCGACGACGGGTTGTGTCGCTGCGCCAGCCGGTTACTTCAAGGGCGTTAGGGCCATCTGCGATAAATACGGCGTGATCAtgattcttgatgagatcatgtGCGGCGTTGGTCGAACAGGCACGTTTTTCGCTTTTGAGCAGGAGGGCGTA gtcttggtggtggttacGCTGCCATTCGCTGGTGTTCTTATCCACAAGAAGGTCGTTGATGTCCTCAGACAAGGCTCGGCTGCTTTCAACCACGGGCATACATATCAAGCCCATCCAATTTCATGCGCTGCTGCATTAGCGGTGCAGAAAGTGCTACGCCGCGAGAACTTGGTTGAGCGATGTCGCAAGATgggtcttgtcttggagaGGCTGCTTCGAGATGAGCTGAAGGACTGCAAGTCTGTTGGTGATATTCGAGGTCGAGGCCTTTTCTGGGGCGTTGAGTTCCTCAGAGATGTGACGTCTAAGAAGCCTTTTGATCCTTCGGCTAAGTTTGGTTTGTTGGTGCAGCAGATTGCTTTTGAGAAGGGTGTTGCGTTGTATCCGGGCGGTGCAACgattgatggtgttgatggtgatcATATTCTGCTTGCGCCGCCTTTCACGATCACGGAAGATCAATTGGCTACTATTTGTCAGGTGTTGAAGGAGGCAGTAGTGGAAGCCGAGACAATGATGCTATCTTCATAG